The bacterium DNA segment GTGTGTATATTATGTGTGGTTTACCTGGTCAGGATGAAGAGGAAGTAGAAGCGGGAATTATCTTTCTGCGTAACTTAGGGGTTAAGATAAAATTAGTAGAATATTCACCTATCCCTGGCACAAAGGAATGGGAGAAAGGGGTAAGGGAATTTGGATTTGACCCTATCGCAGACCCTTTACTCCACAATAATTCTGTCTTACCATTTTTATCCAGAGAAAGATATAACCGATTAAAGAACTTATGTGTAGGGGAATGAAAAAATTTGAGATAAAACCGGTATATAAGTGGCTATTGATAAACCGAATCTGTCCACAAAAGGATGCCAAAGTGTGGTAAATGAAATACATTTTAAAGGTAAAAGGGCGATTTTTCTCATTTTGTAGGTA contains these protein-coding regions:
- a CDS encoding radical SAM protein; this translates as VYIMCGLPGQDEEEVEAGIIFLRNLGVKIKLVEYSPIPGTKEWEKGVREFGFDPIADPLLHNNSVLPFLSRERYNRLKNLCVGE